The Rosa rugosa chromosome 3, drRosRugo1.1, whole genome shotgun sequence sequence AATACGCCACCATGAGGTATGCTTCCCTGATTTATTTTacattaatttctgattttggctGCGGTTTTCTGTAAACATAAAAGAGTTTTGAGTTAAATACCTATACGCTGGTTTCTTCTTTTCGATTTTCAATTGGTTAATTGCCGAACCAGTCTAGGGTTTTGCTTTCAATGGATTTCGCAATTTTCCTTGAATGGAATGTGCTATATTCTACCaagattcctttttttttttttttttaactcagcAACCGAATTAATTATAGTTAAATATTCTTAGTTTGGAAGAAAAAGTAAGAATTTGGTGAAAATTACATCAGATGCAATGGGATAAGAAACGTAATCTCAGAGTGTTGTTCCTTTTTTGCAAGCTTGATTTGTGTGTAGAAATCTTGTAGGACAATTATTACTCTCGTTCCTGCAAATTTGGAACTTGCTCAAATTGAAAAGAATAGGAAGAAgatgtgtttgtgtttgtgttttgttaAAGCTACATCCCTATAAAGCTAGAAACTTGTGAAAGAAGCCTTGTTTAGTGTACAACTTTTACTGTTTGAACCTACAAAGGTTTGATTCTGTGAAATATCGAAGGTAGAATCCAGGCTACTTCCTTGTTTCTTGTACTTGCAGGGAAGAAAATTCTACTAGAGATTCTGTTATCTGCTTCGTTCTGTTCTTTAATCTTGGCGCAGCCTGCATGTAGTATAATTCTAGCATGTGTATTTATTGCGATAACAGAATTTAGACAATGTTTTACTGTCTTCACGGCATCAGAAGTGAAAGTTATGGTCTTAGAGAATTATTGTGCAGTCGTTCAGCAGTCTGATAACCATTTTAATATGTGATTTTTCAGCCGACATCCTATTGTCAAGTGGGCTCAGCGGCCTGATACGCTTTACATTACTATTGACTTGCCTGATGCCCAGGATGTAAAGCTCAAACTGGAGCCTgaaggaaagtttctattctctGCTACCACTGGACCAGAAAAGACACCCTATGAAGTTGATCTTGATCTCTATGACAAAATTGATGTAAATGTAGGTCGACGCTTGCAAATCTCTAACCAGCATGTATTTTACTAAATTGTTCACTCTTTATAAGTTTCGTTATTGACTCTGTTCTTAACTGCAGGAGAGTAAGGCTAGTATTGGCTTGAGAAATATCCGTTACCTAGTGACAAAGGCTGAAAATAAATGGTGGAGCAGATTGATAAAACAAGAAGGAAAACCTCCTGTGTTCTTGAAAGTTGATTGGGATAAATGGGTagatgaggatgaggaggaaGGCCAAGGACGTGAGTATTCCTAAGATCTTTTAAAATTGTTATCCATGTTCTTTATAGTTTCCTGGAAATATTCTTACCCGGGTTTGCATTATCTGTAATTTTGGATTTCAGTTGGAAATGACATGGACTTTGGCGACATGGATTTCTCTGTAAGTATCTATACCATGGTTTGTCAAATTGTATAATGATGGATTATTCATGAACTTAATCAATTGCTATGTCCTGTTTTCAGAAGCTGAATATGGGTGGTGGGGGCGATGGTCTTGATGGTGAGTTCCAGTAATACTGCTATGTCATCTAGTTATTATTCTGTTGGAACTAGACCTAGAAGTGAGTTCCAGTGTTTACAGTGTATATGCTGACTGTTAATTACTTGTGCTACTAGAATTCGACGATAGCAGTGACACTGAAGACGAGACCGCTGAAGCAGCACCATCTGCCTCTGCTGAATCTGATACCAAGCCTACTGCAAGTATGGAGCATGAAGCAAAACCTTCAGTCTGATGAGAAAGCTTTCAAGTGGTGGGGTGTGCCTTCAGATGTTCAAGCCTGCCTGTTTGACATGTTTTAGTGCCACATGTATAAGCACTTAACGAAGTAGAAGGGTAGGATTCTATAAGCACATAACGGAGTGAAGTGTagtgttctttttgtttctggttttgtttttcttgtagtAGATATTCTCCTTTACATGATGCGGTACTTATATGATGGTGATGATTTCTATTCTTTGTACTGCATTAGATCTGAGGTCTTATCCCGTTTCCTTTGTTTTGTCCAACTATATGTGGCATTATAGCATCAGATCTCTATGTTGAGCTTGACTGAGGAATTAGCAGTTCGGAACCATGCTAGCACTAAtgagtttcttctttttttttgttttttcggttgttgttgttgtcatTTTAAAGGATATTTTGTGGGATTCACTTTTTATCATATATCAGCATTTTGACTATACAATTTTTATGGCTTCATGAATAGATCGTTTAGGTTTATAATTGTAAGTCACAGTCATAAATGTCATAATGATTTGGTCAAAAATTTACAGAAGTAGTATACTCTAAATTTAAAAACTTAACGATCAAAATAGTTATgattgaaaagttggtctaataagGGATTTGtaaaggggggtgaaatttgcacactcACTTTTACAATATGCCCTTAGTATTGATTTTACAAAACTGCCCTTATACT is a genomic window containing:
- the LOC133740787 gene encoding co-chaperone protein p23-1-like encodes the protein MSRHPIVKWAQRPDTLYITIDLPDAQDVKLKLEPEGKFLFSATTGPEKTPYEVDLDLYDKIDVNESKASIGLRNIRYLVTKAENKWWSRLIKQEGKPPVFLKVDWDKWVDEDEEEGQGLGNDMDFGDMDFSKLNMGGGGDGLDEFDDSSDTEDETAEAAPSASAESDTKPTASMEHEAKPSV